The proteins below are encoded in one region of Alistipes sp. ZOR0009:
- a CDS encoding vitamin K epoxide reductase family protein — MKSKITDIISDLFHALNVKHNKSALEKRIQTHPDYPSLQGITGILNEYKVENIAFRATLEQLNQVQLPILLFMQEQNGTFALLHSITDTEAVVSTEVHSKKKYSIEQFTQHWSGIAVLAEASENSKEPEQVAAAPNTSYAPQVAIAIFALVLLTMPALSSSPLFLLLLAIKTAGLAMVSLLAAHELGVDTALTNKLCSLTKSTGCNEVLKSKAASLFGKVKLADIGLIYFTSTLLTLTAAAIFGLAANVLPLLSWLAVLSLPFVLFSVIYQLTVIKKWCPFCMGVATMLVLEALSVLLLNGVQLAIPAPNAISAALLFTILTSIAWMLIKPLLNDNIRLENFENLYIRLKRKPEVLKGLLSENAPISIAPFEAEVVLGNPNAKLVITEVVNPFCRPCANSFSKLHSLLNESNSQVRVNLRFLVANNREHKAFKVAAHLISLAKTLPETTLREAVLSWFTHTDYDKWIAQYPAAITEEDYKAVELQNHWAESLGINATPTIYVNGHRWKLDMDLYDLKYSVL, encoded by the coding sequence ATGAAAAGCAAAATCACAGACATAATATCAGACTTATTCCATGCACTCAACGTCAAGCACAATAAGTCGGCTCTCGAAAAACGAATCCAAACGCACCCCGACTACCCTAGCCTTCAAGGGATAACAGGCATACTCAACGAGTACAAGGTCGAAAACATTGCATTTCGGGCAACTCTCGAGCAGCTCAACCAGGTGCAGCTGCCCATTCTCCTATTCATGCAGGAGCAAAATGGCACTTTTGCGCTACTCCACAGCATAACCGATACAGAAGCGGTTGTCTCCACCGAGGTGCATTCTAAGAAAAAGTACTCCATCGAGCAGTTCACCCAACACTGGAGCGGCATTGCCGTTCTTGCAGAAGCATCCGAAAATTCAAAAGAGCCAGAGCAGGTCGCTGCAGCTCCCAACACCTCATATGCGCCTCAGGTAGCCATTGCTATTTTTGCGCTGGTACTCCTTACAATGCCCGCACTCAGCTCGTCGCCGCTGTTCCTGCTTCTTTTAGCGATAAAGACAGCCGGGCTAGCAATGGTATCCCTGCTCGCCGCGCACGAGCTTGGTGTGGATACGGCTCTAACCAATAAGCTCTGCTCCTTAACTAAAAGTACCGGATGCAATGAGGTCTTGAAATCCAAGGCAGCCTCCCTTTTTGGAAAAGTAAAGCTGGCAGATATTGGGCTCATCTACTTCACAAGCACGCTACTTACCCTAACTGCTGCTGCAATTTTTGGGCTCGCTGCCAATGTGCTTCCGCTGCTCTCTTGGCTTGCCGTGCTATCGCTTCCATTTGTGCTGTTTTCCGTCATCTACCAGCTTACTGTCATCAAAAAATGGTGTCCCTTCTGCATGGGCGTTGCCACAATGCTTGTTCTCGAAGCGCTATCCGTCCTCCTTTTAAACGGGGTGCAGCTGGCAATTCCTGCCCCAAACGCCATATCTGCGGCTCTTCTTTTCACGATTCTAACCTCCATCGCATGGATGCTTATCAAGCCCCTGCTTAACGACAACATACGCTTAGAAAACTTCGAGAACCTCTACATCCGCCTAAAACGTAAGCCAGAGGTGCTAAAGGGCCTCCTCAGCGAAAACGCTCCCATCAGCATCGCTCCTTTTGAGGCAGAGGTTGTTCTTGGCAACCCCAACGCCAAGCTGGTAATAACCGAAGTGGTAAATCCCTTCTGCCGCCCATGTGCCAACTCTTTTAGTAAGCTGCACAGCCTCCTCAACGAGTCGAATAGTCAGGTTAGAGTTAATCTCCGATTTCTTGTTGCCAACAATCGCGAGCATAAAGCCTTTAAGGTCGCCGCACATCTAATATCCTTAGCAAAGACTCTTCCCGAAACAACACTTCGCGAAGCTGTCTTAAGCTGGTTTACCCATACCGATTACGACAAGTGGATCGCCCAATACCCTGCTGCTATAACAGAAGAAGACTATAAAGCTGTCGAGCTGCAAAATCATTGGGCCGAATCGTTGGGCATAAATGCTACGCCAACCATCTATGTCAACGGCCATAGATGGAAGCTCGACATGGACTTATACGATCTTAAATACAGCGTACTATAA
- a CDS encoding HTH domain-containing protein has protein sequence MNIERITQRLADADHHIRHQNTGTPKEFAEKLNISESLLYELLATLKKMGGPIAYSRNRNTYYYEHPVAFKFGYDPASSKE, from the coding sequence ATGAATATCGAAAGAATAACCCAGCGGCTAGCCGATGCCGATCACCACATCCGCCATCAAAATACAGGTACGCCCAAAGAGTTTGCCGAGAAGCTCAATATATCCGAGAGCCTTCTTTACGAGCTGCTAGCCACCCTCAAGAAGATGGGCGGCCCAATTGCCTATTCGCGCAACCGGAATACCTACTACTACGAGCATCCGGTAGCCTTTAAGTTTGGATACGATCCAGCATCGAGTAAGGAGTAG
- a CDS encoding carboxypeptidase-like regulatory domain-containing protein: MNQEQIRKYVVFTTLESHSKMYPSVTSKLLGYDENLTLLSDNNSSIKTIKECIERGMVGTATNKGEVRSDLIKKTLYLGGKVENYGKIIGNMILAKSVHYTESDLSRGNDSELSDKAQNVYAKAKEYKKELEAYGVDVSKIEELKVTIDKFVTVVPATRISKTTMAVYNDELKQLFKANDELLAKMDLLVEMGGDKYPDFYREYKINRKPIMKGGSSLSLMGRVTNAHDGAAVKGATVTIVLKSAAMAMSENADVTVKTIVKKTSAKGGFRIKNLPPGTYLVTIEQVGYAPKTVEINVTGSDLAKLNVKLERL, encoded by the coding sequence ATGAACCAAGAGCAAATTCGGAAGTACGTGGTATTTACCACTCTTGAAAGCCATTCGAAAATGTACCCTTCGGTAACGAGCAAGCTATTGGGCTACGACGAAAATCTAACCCTACTATCTGATAACAACAGCTCTATAAAAACCATCAAAGAGTGCATAGAGCGTGGGATGGTAGGGACTGCTACCAATAAAGGGGAGGTTCGAAGCGACTTGATTAAAAAAACGTTGTATTTGGGAGGGAAAGTAGAGAATTACGGTAAGATTATTGGCAACATGATACTAGCCAAGAGCGTACACTACACGGAATCGGACTTAAGTAGAGGAAATGATTCTGAGCTGAGCGATAAGGCTCAAAATGTGTATGCGAAGGCCAAGGAATACAAGAAAGAGCTGGAGGCTTACGGTGTAGATGTTTCGAAAATAGAGGAGCTAAAGGTGACTATCGACAAGTTTGTGACGGTAGTTCCTGCTACACGCATATCTAAGACCACCATGGCCGTTTATAACGACGAGCTGAAGCAGCTATTTAAGGCTAACGATGAGCTGCTAGCTAAGATGGATTTGCTGGTGGAAATGGGTGGCGATAAGTACCCCGATTTTTACCGAGAGTATAAGATAAACCGTAAGCCGATAATGAAAGGCGGGAGCTCGCTATCGCTAATGGGTAGAGTGACCAACGCGCATGATGGAGCAGCTGTGAAGGGAGCGACAGTTACAATAGTTCTTAAATCGGCAGCGATGGCGATGAGCGAGAATGCGGATGTGACGGTTAAAACTATTGTAAAAAAGACCTCGGCAAAGGGAGGTTTTAGAATAAAAAATTTGCCACCAGGAACATATCTGGTAACCATAGAGCAGGTGGGGTATGCACCCAAAACGGTTGAGATAAACGTGACGGGTAGCGACTTGGCAAAGCTAAATGTTAAACTAGAGAGGTTGTAG
- a CDS encoding NUDIX hydrolase encodes MMRVLEDKYNGVTVDCATLPDEKADFYEGMARILEEVKGKKLLWVKIPLEKSAFIPVLTGLGFEFHHCRSSYLMLLKRLDEQAIVPTAQNYVVGVGAVVLDGRELLVVRDRFSEGYKLPGGHADNNESLKEALCREVREETGVEVELESIVNLGHFARGQFGESCVYVVCRAQARSREIAIHDSEEIVEARWLDVEAFLSSEHTNNYNRSVVAAALKGGDQQLVEQHIALKVQGAEVFF; translated from the coding sequence ATGATGAGGGTATTAGAGGATAAGTACAACGGGGTGACGGTTGATTGCGCAACGCTTCCGGATGAGAAGGCGGACTTTTATGAGGGAATGGCTCGTATTCTGGAAGAGGTAAAGGGGAAGAAGCTGCTGTGGGTTAAGATTCCATTGGAGAAATCGGCCTTTATACCCGTTCTTACTGGCCTGGGGTTTGAATTCCACCACTGTAGAAGTAGCTACCTGATGCTGCTAAAGCGGCTAGATGAGCAGGCTATAGTGCCTACGGCGCAAAACTACGTGGTAGGAGTTGGTGCGGTGGTGCTGGATGGACGGGAGCTGCTTGTTGTTAGGGATCGGTTTTCGGAGGGGTACAAGCTACCCGGAGGACATGCCGATAACAATGAATCGCTGAAGGAGGCCCTGTGCCGAGAGGTGAGGGAGGAGACTGGCGTTGAGGTTGAGCTGGAATCTATTGTAAATCTGGGACACTTTGCGCGCGGACAGTTCGGAGAGTCGTGCGTTTACGTTGTTTGTAGGGCGCAGGCACGAAGCCGGGAGATAGCGATTCACGACTCGGAGGAGATTGTGGAGGCCCGATGGTTGGATGTGGAGGCGTTTTTGAGCTCGGAGCATACGAACAACTACAATAGAAGCGTGGTGGCTGCTGCGCTAAAGGGGGGCGACCAGCAGCTGGTGGAGCAGCATATTGCGCTGAAGGTACAGGGGGCTGAGGTTTTCTTCTAG
- a CDS encoding Crp/Fnr family transcriptional regulator yields the protein MINLFTQFAANISPLTSIEVAAIANVATTCTIPKRAHLIEAGQVANQLAFFISGYFRFYHFNHLGEEITSDFYFAPNVVSSYTSLITQQKSKVYVQAMQNMDLLIIMRADLEMLYDQYPRIERLGRKLAEQVAITSENHLFSLLNYTAAERYEQLRLHHPEFIRQIPVQYLASYLGITRETLSRIRKKG from the coding sequence ATGATTAACCTTTTCACCCAGTTTGCCGCAAACATATCGCCCCTCACCTCCATCGAGGTCGCCGCAATTGCCAACGTAGCTACCACCTGCACAATCCCAAAGCGTGCACACCTAATCGAGGCCGGACAAGTAGCCAACCAGCTAGCCTTCTTCATCTCCGGCTACTTTCGGTTCTACCACTTCAACCACCTGGGCGAGGAAATCACCAGCGACTTCTACTTCGCCCCCAACGTGGTCTCGTCCTACACCAGCCTCATCACCCAGCAAAAGTCTAAGGTGTACGTCCAGGCCATGCAAAACATGGATCTCCTCATCATCATGCGCGCCGATCTCGAAATGCTTTACGATCAGTATCCCCGCATCGAGCGGCTGGGCCGAAAGCTGGCCGAGCAGGTTGCCATCACTTCCGAGAACCATCTCTTTAGCCTGCTCAACTACACCGCCGCCGAACGCTACGAGCAGTTGCGCCTGCATCACCCCGAGTTTATTCGGCAGATACCCGTACAGTACCTCGCCTCCTACCTCGGCATCACCCGCGAAACGCTTAGCCGCATTCGTAAAAAGGGCTAG
- the scpA gene encoding methylmalonyl-CoA mutase → MRPKFDDFKIDNTWNTAEQIPVKEAYTAADLEGMEHLNYAAGIPPFLRGPYSTMYVNKPWTVRQYAGFSTAAESNAFYRRNLAAGQKGLSVAFDLATHRGYDADHPRVVGDVGKAGVSICSVEDMKVLFDGIPLNEMSVSMTMNGAVLPILAFYIVAGMEQGASLDQLAGTIQNDILKEFMVRNTYIYPPEFSMQIIADIFEYTSKNMPKFNSISISGYHMQEAGATADIELAYTLADGLEYLRTGVKAGLSVDKFAPRLSFFWAIGMNHFMEIAKMRAGRLIWAKLVNQFGPKSNKSLALRTHSQTSGWSLTEQDPFNNVARTAIEAMASALGHTQSLHTNALDEAIALPTDFSARIARNTQIYLQEETNICKAVDAWAGSYYVETLTQELAQKAWALIQEVEELGGMAKAIETGIPKMRIEEAAARKQARIDSGNDSIIGLNKYRLEKEDPLDILDVDNTAVRIEQVERLKTLRANRDEAKVKAALAAITKCVETKDGNLLALAIEAAKVRATLGEISDACEVIVGRYKAKILTISGVYSKEVKNDVSFEKAKELCEKFAKLEGRQPRIMIAKLGQDGHDRGAKVVATGYADIGFDVDMGPLFQTPEEAAKQAVENDVHVVGVSSLAAGHKTLVPQIIAELKKHGREDIMVICGGVIPHQDYQVLYDAGAAAIFGPGTPVTTAAIKIMELLLSSYEE, encoded by the coding sequence ATGAGACCAAAATTTGACGATTTTAAAATAGATAACACCTGGAATACTGCAGAGCAGATTCCGGTGAAGGAGGCATATACTGCCGCCGACCTCGAAGGAATGGAGCACCTTAACTATGCTGCCGGTATTCCACCTTTCCTCCGCGGACCATACTCAACCATGTACGTAAATAAACCTTGGACTGTTCGCCAGTACGCAGGTTTCTCTACGGCTGCCGAGTCTAACGCCTTCTACCGTCGTAACCTTGCTGCTGGTCAGAAAGGTCTTTCGGTAGCATTCGACCTTGCTACCCACCGTGGATACGACGCCGACCACCCTCGTGTTGTTGGTGACGTTGGTAAGGCTGGGGTATCTATCTGCTCAGTTGAAGACATGAAGGTACTTTTCGATGGTATTCCATTGAACGAAATGTCAGTTTCGATGACCATGAACGGCGCGGTTCTTCCAATCCTAGCCTTCTACATCGTTGCTGGTATGGAGCAAGGCGCTTCGCTCGATCAGCTTGCTGGTACCATCCAAAACGACATCCTTAAGGAATTCATGGTGCGTAACACCTACATCTACCCACCCGAATTCTCTATGCAGATCATCGCAGATATCTTCGAGTACACCTCTAAGAATATGCCTAAATTCAACTCTATATCTATCTCAGGTTACCACATGCAAGAAGCAGGTGCTACCGCTGATATCGAGTTGGCATACACCCTTGCCGATGGTCTAGAGTACCTTCGTACAGGTGTTAAGGCTGGTCTTTCTGTTGATAAGTTCGCTCCTCGTCTTTCTTTCTTCTGGGCTATTGGTATGAACCACTTCATGGAGATTGCTAAGATGCGCGCCGGACGTCTTATCTGGGCTAAGCTCGTTAACCAGTTCGGTCCTAAGAGCAACAAGTCGTTGGCTTTGCGTACCCACTCGCAAACTTCAGGATGGTCGCTTACCGAGCAAGATCCATTCAACAACGTTGCCCGTACCGCTATCGAAGCTATGGCTTCAGCTCTTGGTCACACCCAATCGCTGCATACCAACGCTCTTGATGAGGCTATCGCGCTACCTACAGACTTCTCTGCTCGTATCGCCCGTAACACTCAGATATATCTTCAGGAAGAAACCAACATCTGTAAGGCTGTTGACGCTTGGGCTGGTTCCTACTACGTAGAAACCCTAACTCAAGAGCTTGCTCAAAAGGCTTGGGCGCTTATCCAAGAGGTAGAAGAGCTAGGTGGTATGGCTAAGGCTATCGAAACAGGTATCCCTAAGATGCGTATCGAAGAGGCTGCTGCTCGTAAGCAAGCTCGTATCGACTCTGGCAACGACTCTATCATCGGTCTTAACAAGTACCGCCTAGAGAAGGAAGATCCTTTGGATATTCTTGACGTTGACAATACTGCCGTTCGTATCGAACAGGTAGAAAGACTAAAAACGCTTCGTGCTAACCGCGACGAGGCTAAGGTTAAAGCGGCACTTGCTGCCATCACCAAGTGTGTAGAAACTAAGGACGGCAACCTTCTTGCCCTTGCTATCGAAGCCGCTAAGGTTCGTGCTACCCTTGGCGAAATCTCTGACGCTTGCGAGGTAATCGTTGGCCGATACAAAGCAAAAATCCTTACCATCTCTGGTGTATACTCTAAGGAAGTGAAAAACGACGTAAGTTTCGAAAAGGCAAAAGAGCTTTGCGAAAAGTTTGCTAAGCTCGAAGGTCGTCAACCTCGTATCATGATCGCTAAGCTTGGTCAAGACGGGCACGACCGCGGTGCAAAGGTTGTTGCTACCGGTTACGCCGACATAGGTTTCGACGTGGATATGGGACCTCTATTCCAAACTCCAGAAGAAGCTGCTAAGCAGGCTGTAGAAAATGACGTACACGTTGTAGGAGTTTCCTCTCTTGCGGCTGGTCACAAGACCCTTGTACCTCAAATTATCGCCGAGCTTAAAAAGCATGGTCGCGAAGATATCATGGTTATCTGCGGTGGTGTTATCCCTCACCAAGATTACCAAGTGCTTTACGATGCTGGTGCTGCTGCGATCTTTGGCCCTGGAACTCCTGTTACCACTGCTGCCATCAAGATCATGGAGCTGCTACTTTCTTCTTACGAGGAGTAG
- a CDS encoding GxxExxY protein → MSEVEYNKLTDKILASAIEVHRILGPGLLESVYEYCLVEELRRNGLNVQRQVKLPIIYKGRNLEKDFFIDLLVEDKVVIELKAVEEVLPVHEVQLRTYLKLSEKKLGLLINFHVPILKQGVKRKINGVL, encoded by the coding sequence ATGAGTGAAGTCGAATACAATAAGCTAACAGATAAAATCCTTGCATCTGCAATTGAGGTGCATCGGATTCTAGGTCCTGGCTTGTTGGAGTCGGTTTACGAGTATTGTTTGGTCGAAGAGTTGAGGCGCAATGGACTAAATGTTCAACGCCAGGTAAAACTCCCAATTATTTACAAGGGAAGAAATCTTGAAAAAGATTTTTTCATTGATCTGCTAGTAGAAGATAAAGTAGTGATAGAGCTAAAAGCGGTAGAAGAAGTTCTTCCGGTCCATGAGGTTCAGCTGCGGACTTACCTAAAGCTATCGGAGAAAAAGTTGGGCTTACTAATCAACTTTCATGTTCCAATCCTTAAGCAAGGAGTAAAACGTAAGATCAATGGTGTTCTCTAA